Part of the Neisseria brasiliensis genome is shown below.
ACCCCGAGCATGTTGGCCGAAGAACAAGTCTTACTCTTAACCGAAGGCAACTGTATGCGCGACCAAGTGTTGTCGAGCTGCTCGGAATTGGCTGCCAAGCAAAAAATCCAAGGTTTGACCAATACCTTGCAAGGCAGCTCCATCAACACCATCCGCCACATGGTTGCCAGCGGCTTGGCCATCAGCGTGATGCCAGCTACTGCCCTGACGGAAAACGATCATTTATTGTTCAGCATCATTCCGTTTGAAGGCACGGCACCCAACCGCCGCGTGGTATTGGCCTACCGTCGCAATTTCGTGCGCCCAAAAGCATTAACTGCTTTGCGCGCCGCGATTTTGAATTCGCAATTAAACGGTGTGTCGTTTGTGAAAGATTAAATGAGTTGATTAATAAAAGGCCGTCTGAAATTCAGACGGCCTTTTATTATCTTCAACCGCATTCCCGATTGAATCGACTATACATTGGATGTTTGGCGGCGCATCGCTTTATCTCAGATACTGATGAGAATAAACGACTGACTTCGCCTTAAGCTTTCCCAACAACCTATCACAAAGGCCGTCTGAAACGTTTCAGACGGCCTTTGCTTATTCTTCTTACCAAATATCCGATTTAACTTTGCGTTTCAAACCCGGATGTTCCGACAACTTGAATTCAGGCTCTTTGCCCATTTTCAATTTGACGGTGTAGTCTTTCAACAGCAGGAACACCAGCGGCGACAACAGCAAAATCGCAATCAAGTTAATCCATGCCATTGTGCCCATTGCCATATCGGCCATGTCCCACACCAGCGGCACACTCTGCACCGCGCCGAAATACACCATGCCCAGCACGCCCATGCGGAACACAGCCATAATCAGCCAATTGCTCTTGATAAATTGCACATTGGATTCGGCATAAGCGTAGTTGCCGATGATGGTCGAAAAGGCAAACATAAACAGAATCACGGCCAAGAAATCCGCGCCCCAGTCGCCCACTTGCGCCACAATCGCCGCTTGGGTGAGCTGCACGCCGCTCAAATCGCCGCCATGCACATCCGACACCAACACCACAAACGCAGTGCACGAACACACGATAATGGTATCAACAAACACGCCCAGCATCTGAATCATGCCTTGCGACACCGGATGTTTTACTTCCGCCGCAGCGGCCGCATTCGGTGCCGAACCCTGACCTGCTTCGTTGGAATACAGTCCCCGTTTGATACCCATCATCATGGTTTGCGAAATCAGGCCACCGAGCAAACCGCCACCGGCCGCATCGACTTTAAACGCATCAGCAAAAATCATGCTGAAGACTTGCGGAATCATGTTCAGATTGCTAAACACGATATACAGCGCCAGCAGCAGATACAATACCGCCATCAGCGGCACAATTGCTTCAGCCAGCTTCGCCACGCGGCGGATGCCACCGAAAATCACCGGTGCGGTGAGAATCACCAAGGCCACGCCGGTCACGTGTTTGTTCCAACCCCATGCCACTTCGGTCGCCGCCACAATGGTATTGGATTGCACCGCTTCATACACGAAGCCGAAACAGAAAATCAGGCTCAAGGCAAACAACACGCCCAACCAACGCTGACCCAAACCCTGCGTAATGTAATATGCCGGACCGCCGCGGAAATGATGGTTGTCGTAATCGCGGATTTTAAACAGCTGCGCCAAAGACGATTCGGCAAAGGCCGAACTCATGCCGATTAAGGCGACTATCCACATCCAA
Proteins encoded:
- a CDS encoding alanine/glycine:cation symporter family protein, with the protein product MTESLHQWVNAINGPLWNGLIFLLLGAGLFFTVATGFVQFRLFGRSVKEMLGGRKQGSDPHGITPFQAFVTGLASRVGVGNIAGVAIAISVGGPGAVFWMWIVALIGMSSAFAESSLAQLFKIRDYDNHHFRGGPAYYITQGLGQRWLGVLFALSLIFCFGFVYEAVQSNTIVAATEVAWGWNKHVTGVALVILTAPVIFGGIRRVAKLAEAIVPLMAVLYLLLALYIVFSNLNMIPQVFSMIFADAFKVDAAGGGLLGGLISQTMMMGIKRGLYSNEAGQGSAPNAAAAAEVKHPVSQGMIQMLGVFVDTIIVCSCTAFVVLVSDVHGGDLSGVQLTQAAIVAQVGDWGADFLAVILFMFAFSTIIGNYAYAESNVQFIKSNWLIMAVFRMGVLGMVYFGAVQSVPLVWDMADMAMGTMAWINLIAILLLSPLVFLLLKDYTVKLKMGKEPEFKLSEHPGLKRKVKSDIW